One window from the genome of Pseudonocardia hierapolitana encodes:
- a CDS encoding DUF5996 family protein, protein MTTPSTTSWPSLRVSDWTPTRDTLHMWTQIVGKIRMAHAPLLNHWWQVTLYVSPRGLTTSTIPHRTGAFEIEFDFLGHRLEVRSSNGGVRSLPLRPMPVAEFYTRILDMLDQLGIEAPIRPHPNEVDPAIPFAEDHVHASYDGEAAALFWRQLLQANRLIGEFRSHFVGKVSPVHFFWGGMDLACTRFSGRSAPPHPGGVPNCGDWVMVEGYSRELSSCGFWPGGGEEGAFYSYAYPEPDGFADQPIGPEGAYFSTEFQQFLLPYEVARAAPDPDRAVAEFLHTTYEAAADRGRWDRSALEDDPFRLA, encoded by the coding sequence ATGACAACACCGTCGACGACGAGCTGGCCCAGCCTGCGGGTCTCGGACTGGACCCCCACCCGCGACACCCTGCACATGTGGACCCAGATCGTGGGCAAGATCCGCATGGCCCACGCCCCGCTGCTCAACCACTGGTGGCAGGTGACCCTGTACGTCAGCCCGCGCGGGCTGACGACGTCGACCATCCCGCACCGCACCGGCGCCTTCGAGATCGAGTTCGACTTCCTCGGCCACCGGCTCGAGGTCCGCAGCAGCAACGGCGGCGTGCGGAGCCTCCCGCTCCGGCCGATGCCGGTCGCCGAGTTCTACACCCGGATCCTGGACATGCTCGACCAGCTCGGGATCGAAGCACCGATCCGACCGCACCCCAACGAGGTCGACCCGGCGATCCCCTTCGCCGAGGACCACGTCCACGCCTCCTACGACGGCGAGGCGGCCGCCCTTTTCTGGCGGCAGCTGCTGCAGGCGAACCGCCTGATCGGCGAGTTCCGGTCGCACTTCGTCGGCAAGGTCAGCCCCGTGCACTTCTTCTGGGGAGGCATGGACCTCGCCTGCACCCGCTTCTCCGGGCGGTCCGCTCCGCCGCACCCCGGCGGAGTGCCCAACTGCGGGGACTGGGTCATGGTCGAGGGCTACTCCCGGGAACTGTCCAGCTGCGGGTTCTGGCCCGGCGGCGGCGAGGAAGGCGCCTTCTACTCCTACGCCTACCCCGAGCCCGACGGGTTCGCCGATCAACCGATTGGCCCCGAAGGCGCGTACTTCAGCACCGAGTTCCAGCAGTTCCTGCTGCCCTACGAGGTCGCGCGCGCCGCACCCGACCCCGACCGCGCGGTCGCGGAGTTCCTCCACACCACATACGAAGCCGCCGCGGACCGCGGACGCTGGGACCGCTCCGCGCTGGAGGACGACCCCTTCCGGTTGGCGTGA
- a CDS encoding GNAT family N-acetyltransferase codes for MSRSARSSVIEKPDFTGLRATYINCTLNRSPDRSHSQGVIDRSVAIMEANGVGVDQIRAVDHDIATGLRQPAHGLGRRFPPRQRQPGVPLTGRDSRLRGGRHMIVVTDNRSANRFEARDGETLAGFAQYARTSELLAFVHTEVDPAFEGRGVGSSLAREGIASAQAEGLRVLAVCPFIAGWLARHPELAHLEYRAPSKVTD; via the coding sequence GTGAGCCGTTCCGCACGCTCCAGCGTGATCGAGAAGCCCGACTTCACCGGGCTGCGCGCGACGTACATCAACTGCACCCTCAACCGCTCCCCCGACCGCAGCCACAGCCAGGGCGTGATCGACCGCAGCGTCGCGATCATGGAGGCGAACGGGGTCGGCGTGGACCAGATCCGCGCCGTCGACCACGACATCGCCACCGGCCTACGGCAACCAGCGCACGGCCTGGGACGCCGGTTCCCACCCCGACAACGCCAACCCGGAGTACCGCTGACCGGGCGCGACAGCCGACTACGAGGAGGACGTCACATGATCGTCGTGACCGACAATCGCTCTGCGAACCGATTCGAGGCTCGCGACGGCGAGACCTTGGCCGGTTTCGCCCAGTACGCACGCACATCGGAGCTTCTCGCCTTCGTGCACACCGAAGTCGATCCCGCCTTCGAAGGGCGTGGGGTCGGCTCATCGCTGGCCCGCGAAGGCATCGCATCGGCGCAGGCGGAAGGGCTCCGAGTGCTCGCGGTATGTCCGTTCATCGCCGGCTGGCTGGCACGCCACCCGGAACTCGCCCATCTCGAGTACCGGGCCCCCAGCAAGGTCACGGACTGA